One Vigna unguiculata cultivar IT97K-499-35 chromosome 7, ASM411807v1, whole genome shotgun sequence genomic region harbors:
- the LOC114192133 gene encoding zinc finger protein-like 1 homolog: protein MVVCKCRKATKLYCFVHKVPVCGECICFPEHQICVVRTYSEWVIDGEYDWPPKCCQCQAVLEEGDASQTTRLGCLHVIHTNCFVSHIKSFPPHTAPAGYACPSCSTSIWPPKSVKDSGSRLHSKLKEAIIQSGMEKNVFGNHPVSMTESRSPPPAFSSDPLVSRENHGNSDPVDGFSPATGSELPKLTVADIMEIDGANSGGNFMKASSPGAPGATTRKGTVHVERQNSEISYYADDEDGKRKKYTKRGPFHHKFLRALLPFWSTSLPTLPVTAPPRKDATNAAETSEGRTRHQRSSRMDPRKILLLIAIMACMATMGILYYRLVQRGPGDEHGLPNEE, encoded by the exons ATGGTGGTCTGCAAATGTCGCAAG GCTACTAAGTTATATTGCTTCGTGCACAAAGTTCCTGTCTGCGGGGAATGTATCTGCTTCCCGGAGCACCAAATCTGCgtg GTCCGAACTTATTCGGAATGGGTTATAGATGGGGAGTATGATTGGCCTCCGAAATGCTGCCAATGTCAGGCTGTTTTAGAAGAGGGGGATGCATCTCAAACTACTCGACTGGGCTGCTTGC ATGTTATCCACACAAACTGCTTCGTCTCGCATATCAAGAGTTTTCCTCCCCATACTGCCCCAGCAGGATATGCGTGTCCTTCATGTTCTACTTCT ATATGGCCTCCCAAAAGTGTGAAAGATTCGGGGTCACGTCTACATTCCAAGTTGAAGGAAGCTATCATACAG TCTGGTATGGAAAAGAATGTTTTTGGAAATCATCCAGTTTCGATGACAGAATCACGAAGTCCTCCGCCTGCTTTTTCTTCAGATCCATTGGTTAGTAGGGAAAATCATGGAAACTCAGACCCAGTTGATGGATTCTCACCTGCAACTGGGTCAGAACTACCTAAACTTACAGTGGCTGATATTATGGAGATAGATGGTGCTAACTCAGGAGGAAATTTCATGAAAGCCTCAAGTCCTGGTGCT CCTGGTGCCACCACAAGGAAGGGCACCGTCCATGTTGAAAGACAGAATTCTGAAATTTCTTACTATGCTGACGATGAAGACGGGAAAAGGAAAAAGTACACAAAACGAG GTCCATTCCACCATAAGTTTCTTAGAGCTTTGCTTCCTTTCTGGTCTACTTCCTTACCTACTCTACCAGTGACTGCACCTCCAAGGAAAGATGCAACAAATGCAGCTGAAACCTCAGAAGGCCGTACACGGCATCAAAGATCATCAAGGATGGACCCAAGAAAAATTCTTCTTCTGATTGCAATTAT GGCTTGCATGGCGACTATGGGTATATTGTATTACAGACTGGTGCAACGGGGTCCAGGGGATGAACATGGACTTCCTAATGAAGAATAA
- the LOC114191875 gene encoding mitotic checkpoint protein BUB3.2 — protein MASAVAAAAGLELSNPPSDGITNLRFSNHSDNLLVSSWDKSVRLYDASANVLRGEFRHAGPVLDCCFHDDSSGFSVAADNTVRRLFFSSNKEDILGKHDAPVRCVEYSYAAGQLITGSWDKTLKCWDPRGASGQERTLVGTYPQPERVYSLSLVGNRLVVATAGRHVNIYDLRNMSQPEQKRESSLKYQTRCVRCYPNGTGYALSSVEGRVSMEFFDLSEAIQAKKYAFKCHRKSEAGRDIVYPVNAMAYHPIYGTFATGGCDGYVNVWDGNNKKRLYQYMKYPTSIAALSFSRDGRLLAVASSYTFEEGPKSNESDAIFVRSVNEIEVKPKPKVYPNAPA, from the exons ATGGCTTCTGCGGTGGCCGCCGCGGCGGGGCTAGAGTTGTCGAATCCTCCATCGGACGGAATAACCAATCTCCGATTTTCAAATCACAGCGATAATCTCTTGGTCTCCTCATGGGACAAG AGTGTGAGATTGTATGATGCGAGCGCCAATGTGTTGAGAGGAGAGTTCAGGCACGCTGGCCCCGTTCTCGATTGTTGCTTCCACGACGATTCCTCCGGTTTCAGTGTCGCCGCCGACAACACTGTTAGACG GCTTTTCTTCAGCTCTAATAAAGAGGATATCCTAGGAAAGCATGATGCGCCTGTTCGTTGTGTTGAGTACTCATATGCTGCAG GGCAATTGATCACTGGTAGTTGGGACAAAACCCTGAAATGCTGGGACCCTAGAGGTGCGAGTGGCCAAGAGCGCACACTCGTTGGGACATATCCACAGCCTGAGCGTGTTTACTCTCTCTCTCTGGTTGGAAATCGCCTGGTTGTAGCAACAGCTGGAAGACATGTTAATATCTATGATTTGAGGAACATGTCTCAACCTGAACAGAAAAGAGAATCTTCATTGAAATATCAAACCAGATGTGTGCGCTGTTACCCAAATGGAACAG GATATGCACTTAGTTCAGTGGAAGGGCGTGTATCGATGGAATTCTTCGACCTCTCAGAAGCTATCCAGGCAAAAAA ATATGCTTTCAAGTGTCACAGAAAATCCGAGGCCGGAAGGGACATTGTCTATCCCGTAAATGCAATGGCATACCACCCCAT ATATGGAACGTTTGCCACAGGTGGTTGTGACGGGTATGTTAACGTGTGGGACGGAAACAATAAGAAAAGGCTATACCAG TACATGAAATATCCTACCAGCATTGCTGCACTGTCGTTTAGCAGAGATGGACGCCTGTTGGCTGTTGCATCAAGTTACACATTCGAAGAAGGACCTAAAAG CAACGAATCAGATGCTATCTTCGTTCGTAGTGTAAACGAGATTGAGGTGAAGCCGAAGCCCAAAGTCTATCCCAATGCTCCAGCGTAA
- the LOC114191874 gene encoding ATP-dependent Clp protease proteolytic subunit-related protein 1, chloroplastic — protein MSSSLSPPLSASFIHDSSFLHGTKLFPLSRRVPPRGFSSFSAKCSLDNIPKQFRQENLIDGLTHNYKNVPQYLYGLSPSQMDMFMTEDVIRRQSERVTEESISSAKNYIDNGGTWSLSGMGKNDASRYSMSTRMYQGGWGSERPQTAPPDLPSLLLDARICYLGMPIVPAVTELIVAQFMWLDYDNSTKPIYFYINSSGTQNEKHETVGSETDAYSIADMMSYVKADVYTVNCGMAFGQAAMLLSLGTKGYRAVQPNSSTKLYLPKVNRSSGAVIDMWIKAKELEANSDYYIDLLVKGTGKSKEEITKDVQRPKYLQAQQAIDYGLADKMIQSSSTDAAFEKRNYDEILAQSSMRNQGGVDPQASPSGFR, from the exons ATGTCCTCTTCTCTCTCACCGCCACTTTCTGCGTCCTTCATCCATGATTCTTCCTTCCTCCATGGAACAAAGCTTTTTCCCCTTTCTCGAAGAGTGCCACCACGTGGTTTCAGCTCTTTCTCTGCTAAGTGCTCCCTTGACAACATCCCCAAACAGTTCAGACAGGAAAATCTCATAGATGGAT TGACGCACAACTACAAGAACGTTCCTCAATATCTATATGGCCTTTCACCTTCACAAATGGACATGTTCATGACAGAAGATGTTATCCGCCGGCAAAGTGAAAGAGTCACAGAG GAAAGCATCTCATCTGCCAAGAATTATATAGATAATGGTGGAACATGGAGTCTATCTGGCATGGGAAAAAATGATGCTTCAAGATACAGCATGAGTACTAGAATGTATCAAGGAGGTTGGGGAAGTGAAAGGCCACAAACTGCTCCACCAGATCTACCTTCTTTGCTTTTAGATGCTCGAATATGCTATCTGGGTATGCCG ATCGTTCCAGCTGTGACGGAACTTATTGTTGCTCAATTCATGTGGTTGGATTATGATAACTCAACCAAacctatttacttttatattaattcatcTGGAACTCAG AATGAGAAGCATGAGACAGTGGGGTCAGAAACTGATGCATATTCCATAGCTGATATGATGTCT TATGTCAAAGCAGATGTGTACACTGTGAATTGTGGTATGGCATTTGGTCAGGCAGCAATGCTTCTGTCGCTTGGAACAAAGGGTTATCGTGCGGTACAACCAAACTCATCTA CAAAATTGTATCTCCCAAAAGTCAATAGATCAAGTGGTGCTGTTATAGACATGTGGATCAAG GCAAAAGAGCTTGAGGCAAATTCGGACTATTACATTGATCTGTTGGTAAAAGGGACAGGGAAATCCAAGGAAGAAATCACTAAAGATGTCCAGAGGCCTAAGTATCTTCAAGCACAGCAAGCTATAGACTACGGACTTGCTGACAAAATGATTCAGTCAAGTTCCACGGATGCTGCATTTGAGAAGCGG AACTATGATGAAATACTTGCTCAATCAAGTATGAGGAATCAAGGTGGTGTCGATCCTCAAGCGTCTCCTTCGGGATTCAGGTAA
- the LOC114192483 gene encoding zinc finger protein ZAT10-like, translating to MALEALNSPTAPAAPFRGYQEEEDLDLQFREPWSKRKRSKRPRFETEEEYLALCLIMLAQSGNNSSSHRQTTQHSPPPSQKEPSPSPPLKLSHRCTVCNKAFPSYQALGGHKASHRKASSESTSVSAVASDSVTASPVGGGRMHECSICHKSFPTGQALGGHKRCHYDGGNHHSNSNANGNNSSALTSSSDGVGGGAASSHTLRGIDLNLPAPLTEFWPPVGFDFRKRVGGGGEQEVESPLPITAAKKARLFSGEDHVGDDQTA from the coding sequence ATGGCTTTGGAGGCTTTGAATTCTCCGACAGCACCCGCGGCTCCCTTTCGTGGCTACCAAGAAGAGGAGGACCTTGACCTTCAGTTCCGCGAGCCTTGGTCTAAAAGGAAACGCTCTAAACGACCGCGTTTCGAGACCGAGGAAGAGTACCTCGCTCTTTGCCTCATCATGCTCGCGCAGAGCGGCAACAACAGTTCCTCCCACCGCCAAACAACTCAACACTCGCCGCCACCATCTCAGAAAGAACCGTCACCGTCACCGCCGCTCAAGTTATCCCACAGATGCACCGTTTGCAACAAGGCCTTTCCTTCTTATCAAGCACTCGGTGGACACAAGGCCAGCCACCGCAAGGCCTCGTCCGAATCTACCTCTGTCTCCGCCGTCGCCAGTGACAGCGTTACCGCTTCCCCTGTCGGCGGTGGAAGGATGCACGAGTGTTCCATCTGTCACAAGAGTTTCCCCACCGGACAGGCCCTGGGTGGTCACAAGCGCTGCCACTACGACGGCGGGAACCACCACAGTAACAGCAACGCCAACGGAAACAACAGCAGCGCCCTCACTTCCTCCTCCGACGGCGTTGGCGGCGGTGCTGCCTCCTCCCACACGCTCCGTGGGATCGACCTGAATCTTCCGGCGCCGCTCACGGAGTTCTGGCCGCCGGTGGGGTTCGACTTCAGGAAGAGAGTCGGCGGAGGCGGCGAGCAAGAGGTGGAAAGCCCGTTGCCAATAACCGCCGCCAAGAAGGCGCGTTTGTTTTCAGGGGAGGACCACGTCGGTGATGATCAAACGGCGTAG